DNA from Penaeus vannamei isolate JL-2024 chromosome 3, ASM4276789v1, whole genome shotgun sequence:
atatatatatacaatatatatatatatatatatatatatatataatatatatactatgtcatatctatctatctatatatatatatctataattatatcaatacatatttctgtgtatatgtacatatatatagatagatatagacatatagattgataaatataagtatatataatatatatatatatatatatatatatatatatataaacacacacacacacacacacacacacacacacacacacacacacacacacacacacacacacacacacacacacacacacacacgcacacccgctcacactcacactcacttacttactcactcacacacacacattcacactcacttactctcacactcacttactcacacacacacacacacacacacacacacacacacacacaaacacaaacacaaacacaaacacaaacacaaacacaaacacaaacacacacacacacacatatatatatatacatatatatatatatatatatatatatatatatatatatatatatatgtgtgtgtgtgtgtgtgtgtgtgtgtgtgtgtgtgtgtgtgtacatatatatatacatatacatatatatatctgtgtgtgtgcatgtgtgtgtgtgtgtgtgtgtgtgtgtgtgtgtgtgtgtgtgtgtgtgtgtgtgtgtgtgtgtgtgtgtgtgtgtgtgtatgtatttatgtatgaatgtatgtatgtatgtatgtatgtatgtgtgtgtgtgtgtgtgtttgtgtgtgtgtgtgtgtgtgtgtgtgtgtgtgtgtgtgtgtgtgtgtgtgtgtttgtatgtgtgtgtgtgtgagagagagagagagagtgtctgtgtgtgtgtgtgggtgtgtgtgtgtgtgtgtgtgtgtgtgtgtgtgtgtgtatgtgtgtgtgtgtgtgtgtgtgtgtgtgtgtgtgtgtgtgtgtggggtggggtgtgNNNNNNNNNNNNNNNNNNNNNNNNNNNNNNNNNNNNNNNNNNNNNNNNNNNNNNNNNNNNNNNNNNNNNNNNNNNNNNNNNNNNNNNNNNNNNNNNNNNNNNNNNNNNNNNNNNNNNNNNNNNNNNNNNNNNNNNNNNNNNNNNNNNNNNNNNNNNNNNNNNNNNNNNNNNNNNNNNNNNNNNNNNNNNNNNNNNNNNNNNNNNNNNNNNNNNNNNNNNNNNNNNNNNNNNNNNNNNNNNNNNNNNNNNNNNNNNNNNNNNNNNNNNNNNNNNNNNNNNNNNNNNNNNNNNNNNNNNNNNNNNNNNNNNNNNNNNNNNNNNNNNNNNNNNNNNNNNNNNNNNNNNNNNNNNNNNNNNNNNNNNNNNNNNNNNNNNNNNNNNNNNNNNNNNNNNNNNNNNNNNNNNNNNNNNNNNNNNNNNNNNNNNNNNNNNNNNNNNNNNNNNNNNNNNNNNNNNNNNNNNNNNNNNNNNNNNNNNNNNNNNNNNNNNNNNNNNNNNNNGCATGGTGGGATGACGAACGCGTATTCCATGATGAACCGAATGAGTCCTATGACCAAGCCGATCATGAGGCCCCAGAACGCTCCCTGTAAATATCAAATTCGTTTATTTACatttgtagttttttcttttcctctggtgGTGACGTGATGGTAAAGTGGTGGCCTGGaattgattgtgatgatgatggtgatgttcatgataatgaggatgatgataataattacgttgataatcatgtatataattattttcctttgaGTTTTATCATTATGTTCGTTATCATCCCTATCGTACACCAAAGAAAACGCGCAGATCGTCGGGATAACTAtgctgttttttatatattttcaaagTTGAGCGAAATCCGCAGTTTGAGCGAACATTGGAAGTATCAGCAATGTAAAAAGtcaaaacattaatgatgataaaaatgacattaataacaacattaaaacaacaacaggaataataataataatagtaatcaccatcatcatcaccgctgttattgttgatatcattatcatctttattatccactctcatcatcataacaacgCTAATACTAATTAATACGTACCGGTTCCGTGGTTCTGGCCCAGAAGATGGCGAGGAGATAGACAGCGCAGATCggaggagacaagaaagaggaaatactCTGGATGTAAACGAACAGCTGTGAATTTGCTGAGCCCCTGgtgtgggaaagagaaaagaggaaggttaGGGGTATTGCTCAGGTTAGGGGGGGGTGAGTAaatgggaggggcaaggggggggggagttctgtgctgttgttattttgttgttgtttattttttattattatttatttatctatttaattatttttgagGGGGTTAGTGGgttggggttttgtttgtttttgttgctctctctctctctctctctctctctctctctctctctctctctctctctctctctctctctctctctctctctctctctctctctcttcctgcctccgtgtccttctctcactctccctcccttccctccctccttgctcccctctcttaccctcccttcctcccctcccttccctccttctccctatcaccctcccttcctcccctcctcctttccctccttgctcccctctctcaccctcccttcctcccctcctcccttccctctctcaacctcccttccttccttctccctatcaccctcccttcctcccctcctcccttccctctctcaccctcccttccctccttctccctatcaccctcctttcatcccctccttccttccctccttcttcctaccaccctccttctccctaccaccctcccttcccttcatcccctcctcccttccctccttctccctctcaccctccctttccctccttctccctatcaccctcccttccttccttcctctcttccctccttctccctatcacccttcctcccctccttctccctatcaccctctctcaccctcccttcctcccctcctcccttctctcctccttcccttccttcccttccctcaccctcccgaAACTCACTGGATAACGGGGATCCAAATGACGGAGatgacgacgaggacgaggacgaaggcCCTGCCGACGATGAGGAGTTCGACGTCTGTGGCTCCTCGTCGAATCCTCGTCCAGATGTCGATGGTGAAGATGGTCGACGCCGAGTTgaagatggaggtgagggaggacatgAGGGCGGCCATCATCACAGCCAGCATCAGGCCGCAGAGACCTAAGGGAGGGGGAGCATGAGATGGCGtccaggaggagagagaggcgaggaggaagaagaaggaggaggaggaggaggaggaggaggggggtaggagggggggtaggaggaggaggggggtttgagggggaggagtaggagggggggtaggaggaggaggagggggaggaggaggaggaggaggcggaggggagcaggagagaaggaggatgaggagaagaagaaaaagaggaaggaagagaaggagaaggaggagggagagggggagaagaagaaaatgaagaatgaggaagagaaggaggagaaggaagagaaggagaaggaggagggagagggggagatttgCCATGTTGTTTGTCATGTTTACTTTAGGATGCGTTTCCATAAGGTGGATCTTGCGTCTGATTTTTtgggattattttttttagagtGGTCCTTTTTGTTTGCAAAACTGATATTATTTACTCTATTTATGAATAGACGAGGGATTATTTGTGAGACGACAGTGATCCTACCGAGATGCTATTTCTAGGGAGTCGTAAAGTGTTTCTTCGTAttctcaagaaagaaaaaaaaaacgttacaaaAAAAACTGCTGACGGAATTATAAATCTAGACATTTTTTTAccacacagataaaaagaaaaaatatatatataacaaagaaaagaaaagaaaataagggataatttaaaaaaaagtaacgaAGACTCCGAAGCTCCGAAACGCTTCGAAACTCACCCGTCGGAAGGAGTCGAAGCACCAACTCAATGTAAGCGATATTCGTACAACCGGATGTACTTCCACAGGCAGCTTTACACTCCTCGGGCACAACGCAAGCCACGCGGTCTGTGAAGAGGATCCTAGCCGCCATTCCCGGGAATACCAAGAGGAACATAGGGAGGAATTTCAAGGCGGCGGCAAGGACACAACCTGCCTTGGCGTGAATCATGTTCCTGCTGGAGAGAGTTCTCTGCACGATCACCTGTGAAGAGAGAACgcggggttattattattatttttattatcattaatatttttatcgatTTTATCATAACgactgttgttatcataataatcattatgttttGTCTTTAGCcttgatttaatttaattttgatttttttcacttgtgaatgtattttgttttgggtttatttcatattcatatattcatgtatcgatttttatataatgatttgcttctagtctatgtgtatgtatgcgcgcgcgcgcgtgtgtgtgtgcgtgtgtgtgcgtgcgtgtgcgtgtgcgtgtgcgtgtgcgtgtgcgtgtgcgtgtgtgtgtgcgtgtgcgtttgcgtgtgggtgtttgtatgtgtgtgtttatgtttatgtgtgcgtatacagttTAAGACCAGGAAACACACGAAGAATGCGGATTCCCAAGCAGACAGGTTTGAAAGCAGAAATTTCGTAGAGGAAGCAGAGGTTGAagcataaagataaagaataaaggaaatcaaataaaattaGAATTCGTAATTACCTTTTTCCACTTACCCATATCACtcctcaatatttttttcctatccctatcccaccccgctctctctctctctctctctctctctctctctctctctctctctctctctctctctctctctctctctctctctctctctctctctctttctctctctctctctctctctctctctccctttctctctcgatccatctatctctttctctctctctctctctgtcgctctctctctctctcgatccatctatatctttctctatatgtctatctacatgCCTacttatctactctctctctctctctctttcgtcttcatcTGAAACTCTgttactatctacctatctatatacctatctatcaattttttttctctctctctttctctctgaatgtTTATCTCCattgacacgcacacgcacacgcgcacacacacacacacacacacacacacacacacacacacacacacacacacacacacatatatatatatatatatatatatatatatatatatatatatatatatttatgtatttatatatataaatataaatatatatatatatatatacatacatatatatatatatatatatatatatatatgtatgtatgtatgtatgtatcaccaCTGCTTATTCCACCCTTTTTCCACGTCCTcttacctcttttctctcctattttaactttttcctcctctttccccttttctcttctctctctctcactcccttctctttccctatttccgttctttttcttataaccgctctttctctcttcaattatccttttctctcacctgtttccctttctctttctcttagttcaccactttccttcctatttctctctcactgcttctctattctccttttttacccctacttttgcctctctctctcctctctttcattccctgcttctctctctccctttctgttccaTCTCCAATCTTTTcacttcctacttcctctccttctctcgattTCACCCCtacttcttctccatttccctctcctttcccgtttaccccttccttcttctccttctccctctcactctccttcttctccctttctctcccctttccatcctccctctccttctctccctccttcttcatctccttctctccctctttcttcatctccttctctccctccttcttcatctccttctctccctccttcttcatctccttctctccctccttcttcatctccttctctccctcctagttcctctctttctctctccttctccctcctacttcctctcttcctctcccttcttttccctctccttctctccctccctttccttctccttctctccctctttttccctctcgttacctccctccctttccctctccttctccctcctactgcctctctttctctccctccttttccctctccttctccctcctacttcctctcttcctctccctccttttccctctccttctctccctccctttctttctccttctccctctcctttttctccttctcccattattttctccttctcctcctccctctcccccaggaaTACCTGGTCGGTGCACCAATACCAAATGGAGCCAACGGAGAGACCGAATATGACCCCGGTCCAAGGGAGGTCAGAGTTCACCGGATCCCGCAGGAGGTGCAGGGCATCCGAGGGCGGGAGACCGTTGGGGCACGTGAGGTTGTTGGCGTCATAGGTCAGGCGGGTGGGGACAGCCTCGAAGTAGTCTACCACCAGGCGGTTGTAGCCCCCGACGGCGCTGAAGGCTACGTAGCGGAGAGAtttgggggggaaaggaagagttaCCGCAGTCTGCCCTTAAAGAGCATGGGGGTTTTCCTTACCTACGTATCCCGCTCGGGCTCATGAAGCGAATGTCTTTATTTAAGcaaaaagcacaaacaaacaaaaagcagtaCATGAAAAAAACaggacaattatatatatataaaaaggacagCGATCAcagattatctttttttataagaGTTATTCAAATCCTGTTTTTTTAAAGCAACAAATAGCATTTGTTTTGGACATTTCACAGTTTACGAAAGCATGCAGAGGGAAACGGAATTAAAGGTATTGTcgttgtttatgttttctctcttcctgaaaaagatgaatggatgaatatggAAGAATGAAAAAGTAATGAATAGAGGGCGATAGATGGTGAAAGAATGAATGGTGTAAAAGTAATAAATGGTGATATATGATAGATTAATGCatgatgaaagaaggaataaactACCGGCGATAGATGgtgaatgaaagataaaagaaattatgaataaatgttgataaacgatcaataaattaaatgaattaatgataatcaatggAGGAAAAGATAAACGCGATgatcgagagaaaagaagaaaatgaagagaaaaaaataaaaaccacacAATagcaagaaaggaaaacgaacatttgggaaaaaaaataagcaaaagcataaaaaaaaaacagaaaatgggaaatcagAAGGGGGACactcaagaaaaataaatacatacgttttttttctagttacaaaaaaaaaaaaaaaacatcactcccctacccccccccaccaccaccaacgcgaatacacatacacacatacataccttcacATCCCCTcaaccatatacacatacagacagacaccatCCCAACCTCCCaaagcaaatacatacacacacgtagacatcgtcacacacgcccacacattcgaatacacatacacacatagacaaagacacacacacacacacaaacactatcacATCCCCCAAagaaaatgcacatacacacatggacatcgtcacacacgcccacacattcgaatacacatacacacatagacaaagacacacacacacacacacgcaaacactatCACATACCCCAAagaaaatgcacatacacacatggacatcgtcacacacaaccacccaatgcgaatacacacaaacgcacacagacgcacacccatccacacacacaaacactatcacATCCCCcaaagaaaatacacatacagacatgaacatcgtcacccacacccacccaatgcgaatacacacgaacacacaaacgcacacagacgcacacagacgcacgctcCTCCCACATGTAAATCCTTCCCACACATAAGCCCGAAAAGAATTCCCACAAGAAAGGGTTACacattccttcatctcttcctcttcctcctcctcctttctctttctcttcctccacctccttttttctcctccacttccattttttcctcctcctcctcctccttctttttttctccttcttctcatttttcctcctcttcctcctttttctcctactccacctcctttttttctccttccccacctcctttttttctccttctccacctcctttttttctccttctcttcctcccttttctcctcctcttcctcccttttctcctcctgccccttttctttcccttcctccttctgctgctgctattcctcctgctccttcgtttccctcccatcctcctcttcctctaccttttcctctttctttctctccttctcctctttttttcctcctgttccttctcttcctcctcccttcttccttaatctccttctccttctcatttttctccttctcacccttcccctttcccccctcctcttcctcttcctcccaccacgctcaccccccctaccccataataaaaaaaaacgaaaaaacagcgcaagaaaaaaaacacaacaaaatacaaataaaaaaaagatagaaaaaaacaagagaaaatcccaaaaccaagaaaaaaaaaaaaataaaaaagaggaacaaatccaaaaaaaaaaaaaacaaaaaacaagagaaataaaagaaaaagaaaaaaagaaaaaaaaagagagaaatacaagaaaaagaaaaaaacaaaaagaaaaataaacccaAATGCCGGAACGACACACCACCTGATCCGTGCACCAGTACCAGATACCCGAGATGGTCACCCCGAAGAGCATACCCGTCCAGGGCAGATCCGACTCCCCGGGTACAATAGACCGGAACAAGTCCATGGCATAGTCAGGGGGCTCGCCGCAGTTCGTCAGGTTGTCGGCCGTGTACACCGTGTTGGTCGGGATCGCGTGGAAGTAGTCGGTAACTAGAGCGTTGTAACCGCCGACCGCGTggaaagctgtttttttttttttttttttttttttttttttttggggggggtaaggggaaggggggaggggggttttagAGATTAGTTTAGTTTATCAagtttattatctatatatatacacattcctttTCCATTCGTGTGAGGAGTGTGTTATTTGATTTATatagaggtgtatgtgtgtttatttgtttatttgttgttcggGGATATTTTTTATGGGTTAAAGATCCTGGTCAGACTTTTTTTATAGAGAACGCGGGAACAATTTTATGggttaaagatattgataaaaaaaataggaactatTTAACCAAACCTAATCgaaatatatttatgcttattaaTTATGAATTAGATATTAGTATATTCCATTTAGTTTATGTTTGAGtgttttctttaatctttaaaaataaacatataatctGTTAaattatttgtacacacacatatatatataatacacattgcATATATAACTTAAATTACGGAATAATTTATAGCTTAACTGTAAAAATTAAATTCAAGTTAAGTAACCtgaagttttttgtttgtttttttattaatatacaaCACAGTGACCCCATCTCATAGACATAAAAAGAATTGCCATGGAAGCCGCTAGTGATTGAAATACTTAGCAAATACGTGTTACATAAGGCTTGGAAATTCTGAACCTTATCAACAATTATCTAATATatacctttattcttctttcttttgtgctCTTAACTTATCtgatattcttatattattatttatctttttatatagctTGTCAGGTTTATCAGGGACGATAACACTGCACGAGAAAAAACATTTAATTCTTCCATTCATTTTTTGAACAAGGAAAATTAACCGTTTGACAAAGAGTTCGTTATTTCAAAGTGACTTTGCATATTTTGtgcatttagttatttatttttggatCATTCACATTCGTGTTGCAATAAAATCTACTGATTATATCGTATtgcaataaacatatatttgtatgaaataaatagttatataaacggattcattgtgtgtatatatgtatattcataaagatttatattacacgcatacatgtacacgcactcatgcacacactatatacacgcatgcacgcgcatacgcacacacacacgcacgcatacacacacatacacatatacagtatatatacacactcaaaaacaaacacacatacacatatctacacaaacaaacacacatacacatacctacacaaacaaaaacatacacataactacacaaacaaacacacatacacatacctacacaaacaaaaacatacacataactacacaaacaaacacacatacgcaaaaacaaaatacacacacaaacaaacacacacacgcacacgcacacacccagagTCTAACGTAACCGCCATCTTGATTCAAATTAGGTTGGGTCATTGGCTACGCTCACGCCGTTATGAAtgggtttgtctgtgtttggttgtttatttgtttgtggtgcgtgtgtgtgtgtgtgtgtgtgtgtgtgtgtgtgtgtgtgtgtgtgtgtgtgtgtgtgtgtgtgtgtgtgtgtgtgtgtgtgtgtgtgtgtgtgtgtgtgtgtgtgcgtgcgtgcgtttgtgtatagatagatagataggtagatagataaattaatggatatttgaatatgcatgtttgtgtgcgtgtgtgtgtgcgcgcgcgcttgtataCAAGCAGATTCAGGAAGTGCACACAGAAACAGCTTGAATTGCACCGATAAAACACGGCAATCTTATATTTTCATCTTGGTTTGATAAGGCTGAGATTATGCAATTTCCTTATATTTTATCGCCTAAGTCTCAAGTCCCCAGATTGCACACAAGAAAACAAGTATTTTACTTCCTAGTTCTCCACTTGATGTAGCAATATTAGGAAAATAATGTATTATATGATTTGCTGATGCATGTGCATACGACacgacatgcacacacgtacacacacacacacacacacacacacacacacacacacacacacacaaacacacccactcattCCCTTACTCATCCATTCCCTCATACTAACTCCctcacaacctcactcactcataccaactccctcactcactcccacacccaaacatacacccacccaccctcactcactcataccaACTACCTCACTCACACCAACTCTCACACACCCTCAGTCACTCATAccaactccctcactcacacacacatactcacaccacTCGTCCAAGAAATACTTACACATTCCCATCAGTATGAAGGCGCCAATGAGCATCAAGATAGTCTGTACGAAGTCGGTCCAAATAACAGCCGTTAGACCTCCGGTAATAGTGAACAGCGCAGCGATGGCCAGGAGGATAAGGATACTGAGGTAGAGCCATTCGGTAGAGTCTCCTTTATCCAGGGCTGTCTGGATAAAGAGCGCTCCAGCGTACAGATCggcctgtgagagagagagaaagggtggcggTTGTAGGTAGGTTAAAGCGAATTCTTGGGGAAATAGGGAAATTATAATAGTTCACCCtcgcgtttctttttttttctattttcttcttttaaaaacCTCGTTTTCTATATCAGGAATCAAAGGTGCGACTTATTTAAAGACACCAGAATGAGACCTACAAAGAGTCTTACACTTGCCAAAATTGCCGTAAAGCAAACAGAGAAAATATAATAGCAAACCCTCAAataaatttcccattttctcccctttaaGAATCTCATTTTCTATAACAGGAATCCCAAGGGGTGACTCGTTTAAAGCCATAAAAAAGAGACCAACCCTACTTTTCGCACTTACCGAAATTTTAGTGAAGACGTATAAGATTAGAGCCAGGACAGACAAGTAAATCCTAATCCTCTGGCCTCCAAATCTCTCCCTAAGATACTCGGGCATTGTGTAAACTCCTGAGCTCATGTACACAGGGACGAAGATCCAACCGAGAAGCATAAGCACATAGATGGCCTGGAAAAATAACAAAGTTTGTgttaaaaagaaaacgggaatgcaattactgatgataattatactaacaacAGCAATGTTGACAACAATCACAAGAGTAGTAAAATaacaatgaccatgataataataataataataataataataataataataataataataataataatactggtaaagagtagtagcagtaatagtagtagaaataatagtagtagcaatcgTAGAGCtagtactagtagaagtagtagcattatccataatgataataataataatggtaatgaaatcataataataataataacagttatcaaaattaccattatcatcatcataatttcatttaacaccatcatcatcatagttaccatCATTACTAGCAATATAACAACACTACCATCATCCTCAACCATCACTACCATAACCACAACACCAATAAAACCAACACAGGACCCTTACATTGAGCTCGAAGGCGCCGATACCGATACCAGAGGCAGCCCCCGATCCCGCCAGCCCGATAAAGTGACCCGAGCCGATGTTACTCGCGAAGAGAGACGCTCCGACCTGCAGGAGAGCGGGAGGTCGGGTCAGTCACGAGTAGGCCTATTCATTTCATGTTTACgtatttacgatttttttttcgagagagagagggggagagagagagagagagagagagagagagagagagggagagagagagggagagagagagggagagagagagagagagagagagagagagacagagacagagacagagagagagagagagagagagagagagagagagagagagagagagagagagagagagagagagagagagagagagagggggggggagagagagagagagagagagagagagagagagagagagagagagagagagagagagagagagagagagagagagagggagggagatctctTCATTTTCGGTTTAGggggtaagtaggtaggtggggaggggggaggggagggaatgggggagaggacggagggtgagagtgagagggagagggagagagagagagacagacagacagatgaatataaattttaaaaatatacatacttaaacatatggatataaattctaaaaatatatatacatacatacacatatggatataaattaaatttctatatatacatgtatatatatatatatatatatatatatatatatatatatatatacatacatatatatatacatatatatatacatatatatatatatatatatatatacacataaactcccaaactattttcacacacacacacacacacacacacacacacatacacacacacacacacacacacacacacacacacacacacatatatatatatatatatatatatatatat
Protein-coding regions in this window:
- the LOC113828571 gene encoding sodium/mannose cotransporter SLC5A10 isoform X2 (The sequence of the model RefSeq protein was modified relative to this genomic sequence to represent the inferred CDS: added 621 bases not found in genome assembly), encoding MGEGRGTGFQTQLGWPDALVVVLYFAFVLGIGLYSSWRTKRGSVSSYFLASRNMHWIPVGASLFASNIGSGHFIGLAGSGAASGIGIGAFELNAIYVLMLLGWIFVPVYMSSGVYTMPEYLRERFGGQRIRIYLSVLALILYVFTKISADLYAGALFIQTALDKGDSTEWLYLSILILLAIAALFTITGGLTAVIWTDFVQTILMLIGAFILMGMSFSAVGGYNRLVVDYFEAVPTRLTYDANNLTCPNGLPPSDALHLLRDPVNSDLPWTGVIFGLSVGSIWYWCTDQVIVQRTLSSRNMIHAKAGCVLAAALKFLPMFLLVFPGMAARILFTDRVACVVPEECKAACGSTSGCTNIAYIELVLRLLPTGLCGLMLAVMMAALMSSLTSIFNSASTIFTIDIWTRIRRGATDVELLIVGRAFVLVLVVISVIWIPVIQGSANSQLFVYIQSISSFLSPPICAVYLLAIFWARTTEPGAFWGLMIGLVIGLIRFIMEYAFVIPPCGSTDPDPRPDWIKILVGNVHYLHFGCILFVIVLVVTVVISYLTEPIPAECLHRLTFWTRESTEVRVSVREWMNKKKDAAAYTNEGAVANEGGEVVSEKVVDGVAVVSDKVVEGAAVVSETRNRNASVASSVEELPVWRKALNCVCGVETQKVSQAQEEDPEDHLTPEEKASRAAAFLQEKRPWTNVVDGASILVMCIAAFLVGYYA
- the LOC113828571 gene encoding sodium/mannose cotransporter SLC5A10 isoform X1 (The sequence of the model RefSeq protein was modified relative to this genomic sequence to represent the inferred CDS: added 621 bases not found in genome assembly), with product MGEGRGTGFQTQLGWPDALVVVLYFAFVLGIGLYSSWRTKRGSVSSYFLASRNMHWIPVGASLFASNIGSGHFIGLAGSGAASGIGIGAFELNAIYVLMLLGWIFVPVYMSSGVYTMPEYLRERFGGQRIRIYLSVLALILYVFTKISADLYAGALFIQTALDKGDSTEWLYLSILILLAIAALFTITGGLTAVIWTDFVQTILMLIGAFILMGMSFHAVGGYNALVTDYFHAIPTNTVYTADNLTNCGEPPDYAMDLFRSIVPGESDLPWTGMLFGVTISGIWYWCTDQVIVQRTLSSRNMIHAKAGCVLAAALKFLPMFLLVFPGMAARILFTDRVACVVPEECKAACGSTSGCTNIAYIELVLRLLPTGLCGLMLAVMMAALMSSLTSIFNSASTIFTIDIWTRIRRGATDVELLIVGRAFVLVLVVISVIWIPVIQGSANSQLFVYIQSISSFLSPPICAVYLLAIFWARTTEPGAFWGLMIGLVIGLIRFIMEYAFVIPPCGSTDPDPRPDWIKILVGNVHYLHFGCILFVIVLVVTVVISYLTEPIPAECLHRLTFWTRESTEVRVSVREWMNKKKDAAAYTNEGAVANEGGEVVSEKVVDGVAVVSDKVVEGAAVVSETRNRNASVASSVEELPVWRKALNCVCGVETQKVSQAQEEDPEDHLTPEEKASRAAAFLQEKRPWTNVVDGASILVMCIAAFLVGYYA